The Deinobacterium chartae sequence CGTCAACCGCCGCGCCTGCTGACCCTCGAGTACGGCGGCGGCGCCTTGATCGCGCTGCTGTTCCCGGCCAAGTCTGCTCAACTGCTCGTAGGCCTCTCGGACATCACCCAGCTCAGCCGCCTGTTGGCGCTGCTGGGCCGCCAGCAGGCCGAGCTGAACGGGTTGCTGTGATGCAGCCGCTCGAGGTGGGGGCTGCGCGACTGCTGCGCAGCCCCGAGGAACAGACCCGGCTGGGCCGGGTGCTGGGCGAGCACTTCGCGTCGGGGCGCGGGCAGGTGCTGTTCCTCGAGGGCGAGCTGGGAGCCGGCAAGACCACGCTGACCCAGGGCATCGTGGCCGGGCTGGATTTTACCGGCGAGGTGACCAGCCCGACCTACGCGCTGATGCACCTGTATCCCAGCCCGCACGGCACGGTGGTGCACGTGGACGCCTACCGGGTGCGGCATGTGGCCGAACTGTACGAGATGGGGCTCGAGGACGAGGCCGAGCGCGCGGTTCTCACCATCATCGAGTGGGGCGAATCCTTGTACGAGGACTTTCCGCACGCCTGGATCTTGCGTCTGACCTACGCCCCCGAGGGCCGACGCATCGAGCGGCTGCGCTAGGTTGCCGCACTTCAACTTCACAACGGCCTAGACCATTCGCGTCTGGGCCCTTTTCATAGCAACGTTTAGGCTGGTGAACATGACACATATCTTCCAGGTCGACCTCAGCGGACTGATCGACCTTCTCAGCCAGCACCTTTACAGCGGCCCCCAGGTGTACCTGCGCGAGCTGCTTCAAAACGGCGCAGACGCCCTGCGCGCCCGCGAGAACCTCGAGGGCCGGGCTCCGGGAGGCATCTGCGTAGAAGTCGGGCAGCAACAGGGCCGTCCGCTGCTGGTCGTGCACGACAGCGGCGTGGGCCTCACCGAAGAGGAAGTGCACCGCTTCCTGGCCACCATCGGTTCGTCGTCCAAGCGAGGCGGCGGCGACTTTATCGGGCGTTTCGGGATCGGCCTGCTGTCGTGCTTTGTGGTCTCGGACGAGATCGTGCTGCGCACCCGCTCGGTGCGCGGCGGCCCGGCGGTCGAGTGGCACGGCAAGGCCGACGGCACTTACACGGTGCAACTCCTCGAGGAGGACCTGCCCTTCGGTTCGCAGGTCACCTTGCTGTGCAAGGCCGGCTCAGAGGACTACTTCGATCCCGAGCAGGTCCGCAGTCTGTGCGTCCGCTACGGCGACTTGCTGCCCTACCCGATTCGGGTCGGAGCGCTGGACGGTCCGCTGGAGATCTGCAACGCGCAGGTGGCTCCCTGGGCACGCAGCTATGCCAGCGCCGACGAGCGCGACGCAGCGCTGCGCGCTTATGGCCGCACCCTGCTGGGCGCCGAACCCTTCGACTGGTTCCCGCTCAGCGCCCCCTCGAGCGGACTCGAGGGCGTGGCCTTTGTGTTGCCACGTTCGGCCCAGGCCGGAAGCCGCCCCACGGCCACGCTGTACCTGCGCGACATGCTGCTGGCCGAGCGGGACGAGGACCTGCTGCCCCCCTGGGCCTTTTTCGTGCACGGAGCTTTCAACGCCCGCACGCTGCAACCGACCGCATCGCGCGAGACCCTGCAGCAGAACGCAGTTTTCCGCGCTACCCGCCACGAACTCGAGGTGGGACTGCGCGCTTACCTCGAGGGACTGGCTGCCCGCGACCCCGAGAGGATGCAGCAGCTGCTGCGGCTGCATCACCTGCCGCTGCGCGCACTCGCAGCCGACGATGACGCCTTTTACCGCCTGATCGCCCTGCACCTGGCCTTCGAGACCTCGCAAGGACGCCTGACCCTGGCCGAGATCTTGCGGTCCGGGGGTCCGCTGCGCTTTGTCCCCGACCTCGACCAGTTCCGTCAGGTTGCCCAGATCGCAGCGGCACGCGGCGAGGTGATCGTGAACGCGGCCTACACCTACGACGCGACCCTGCTCGAGAAACTGAACCGCGTTTTTCCCGAACACCGGGCCATCCGGGTGGATGCGGGCGGAATCGCCGCTGGCCTCGAGGACCTCTCTCCTGCCGAGAGCGCCGAGGGCAGTCGGCTGCTGGCAGCCGCGCGACATGCGCTCGAAGACCTCGACTGCGAGCCGCGCCTGAAGCGCTTTGCCCCCGCCGAGCTCCCGGCGCTGTACGTGCTCGACCGCGAAGCCAACGCCGCGCGCAACCGCCAGCGCAGCCGAGAGGTGTCCGATGCCCTCTGGAGCGCCCTGCTCGACGACCTGACCGAAACGGACAGCAGCGGGGCACGGCTGTACCTCAACTTCGACAACCCCACGGTACGGCAACTGGCCCGCCTCGAGGACGGCCCGGTGCTGCGGCGGGTCGTGCAGACCCTGTACCTGCAAGCGCTGCTGCTGGGGCACCACCCGCTCAGCACGCACGAACTGGACCTGCTCAGCGGCAGCCTGGCCGAGATGATCGGCTGGGGGCTGCGCGCCGCCCGCTCGCTCAATTAAGGACATGATGATGAACGAGATCGATACGTTACTGGAACGCGCCGAGGCGCTGCCTTACGGCAGCGAACAGGTCGCCCTGGTCGAGGAAGCCGTGCGTCTCGCCGACTTGCAGGGCGACCTCGAGGAGGGTTTCCGCACCCGCGAGGCGCTGCTCGAAGCCGCGACCTTCGGCGGCTACCCGGAGAAGACCCTGACCGCCATGGCGTGGTGCCTCGCTCAGTCCGACCGGGACCCGGAGCGTTTTCCGCCCGAGAACTTGCTGTGGGAATACAAATGGGTCCTGCGTGCCGCACTCTCGTTTCCGCAGGTTCCCTGGAGCCGCCTCGAGGCGACCCTGGCCGATTTCGAGCGCCGCGCGGCTGCCTGCGGCGTGGGCCAGCGGGTGGTGCTGGGCAAGCGGTTCGACCTCGCCCTGCACCGGGGCGACCTCGAGACGGCCCGCCGCCTGTACCCGCAATGGAGCTACGCCCCACGCGACTGGCTCTCGGACTGCGCGGCCTGCGAAGCCCAAGACGGCGTACGTCTGGCCATCGAAAGCGGCAACGCCGAGTCGGCCTTCTCGCGTGCCAAGCGGCTGCTGGCCGGGCAGCTCACCTGCGACTCCAAGCCGGAGGCCACCTACGCCAGCCTGCTGGTTCCGGCCCTGAGACTGGGCCGCCCCGAGCAGGCCGAAGAGTTCTTCGAGCGCGGTTATCCGCTGGTCCGCGCACGCCGCAACATGCTCGACCTGTGCGGAGAACACCTCGCCTACCTGGCACTCACCCACGACTACGGACGCGGAGCGGCGCTGCTCGAGCGTCACCTGCCCTGGGCGCTCGAGGCCACCGACTTGCTGGATCGCTTCAACTTCGAGTTGGGGGCCTCGCTGTGGCTCGGGCGCCTCGAGCGCGAGGGCGTGCAGAAACTGAACGTTCACCTGCCCGCCGAACAGTTACCCGGCGACCTCGATACGTCCTCGGTTCCCGCCCTGCAGGGTTTTCTCGAAGGACGCCTGCGCGATCTGGCCGCCCGCTTCGACGCCCGCAACGGCACCGGCTACTTCGCGCAGCGCCTCGAGGAGCGCAGCGAACTGCTGAACTTGCGCGCCTGAACGCCGATCTAGCGCTGCGCGCTTCCCCCGGGGGAAGCGCGCAGCGCTAGATGTTGTGGCGTAGCGGGCGGAGCGGGTGTTAGGGTTGGCGCAAATGCAACGCACGGAGGTAACCGCATGACCCAGACCCTGCCGTCCCGCCAGGAAGCCGATCCCCGCTTTACCTGGGATACCGCCTACATGTTCGCCACCCCCCAGGACTGGGAACGCGAGTTCGAGGCGGTTTCCGCCGCTCTTCCCTCCCTGTCGGCCTACCAGGGCCGCCTGTCCGAGTCGGCCGACACCCTGCTGCGTTGGTTCGAGGAGAGCACTGGCCTGCTCGCGCGGGTCTCGAGGCTGGGCATCTACGCCTCGATGGCCCAGAGCGTCGACAGCACCGACCAGGAAGCCACTGCCCGCCACAGCCGCTCGGTGGGCCTGTCCGCCCGGGCCTCGGCCGTGACCGCCTTCGCCCGCCCCGAGCTGCTGGCCCTGCCTGCCGATACCCTCGAGGCTTTCATGGAGCAGCGCCCCGAACTGCAGACTTACGGGCACTACTTCGATGATCTCGCCCGCCAGCGTCCGCACGTGCGCTCGCCCGAGGTCGAGGAACTGCTGGGACAGCTCTCGGACCCGTTCCGCAGCGCGGCGGGCGTGCACCCGCTGCTGGCCAACACCGAGCTGCGCTTTCGCCCGGCGCTGGAACATCAGGTCGCTCAGGGCAACATCGACCACCTGCTGCAAAGCGAGGACCGCGAGCTGCGCCGCGAGGCGTGGCAGTCGTACGCCGATGGGCACCTCGAGCTGAAAAACACCATGAGCGCGCTGCTGGCCACCGGCGTGAAACAGAACGTCTTCCGCGCCCGCGCCCGGGGTTACGCCTCGAGCCTCGAGGCGGCCTTGAGCCCCAACAACTTGCCGGTCGAGGTCTTTCACAACCTGATCGAGACCTATAGGCGCCACCTGCCCACCTGGCACCGCTACTGGCAAGTCCGTGCCCGCGCGCTGGGTCTGCCGCGCCTGGCCGAGTACGACGTCAAGGCCCCGCTCAGCGCCCACCCGCCGGTCGTGTCCTACGACACGGCGGTGCGGTACATCGTAGACGGCATGGCGCCGCTGGGCCCCGAGTACGTGGAGCCGATGCACGCCGGACTCACCGGCGAGCGCTGGGTGGACATCTACCCCAACACCGGCAAGCGGCTGGGAGCCTACTCGACCGGCAACCGCCTCACCAAGCCGTACATCTTCATGTCCTTTCACGACACGCTGTTCGGCATGAGCACGCTGG is a genomic window containing:
- the pepF gene encoding oligoendopeptidase F; its protein translation is MTQTLPSRQEADPRFTWDTAYMFATPQDWEREFEAVSAALPSLSAYQGRLSESADTLLRWFEESTGLLARVSRLGIYASMAQSVDSTDQEATARHSRSVGLSARASAVTAFARPELLALPADTLEAFMEQRPELQTYGHYFDDLARQRPHVRSPEVEELLGQLSDPFRSAAGVHPLLANTELRFRPALEHQVAQGNIDHLLQSEDRELRREAWQSYADGHLELKNTMSALLATGVKQNVFRARARGYASSLEAALSPNNLPVEVFHNLIETYRRHLPTWHRYWQVRARALGLPRLAEYDVKAPLSAHPPVVSYDTAVRYIVDGMAPLGPEYVEPMHAGLTGERWVDIYPNTGKRLGAYSTGNRLTKPYIFMSFHDTLFGMSTLAHEVGHSMHSYLTWKTQPAVYSSYSLFVAEVASNFNQALVRAHLFEREQDPDFQIAVIEEAMSNFHRYFFIMPTLARFELELHERVERGQALSADGMIALMADLLREGYGPDFDFDAERSGITWAQFSNHMYANFYTWQYATGIAAANALSEDILSGQQGAVERYLAFLKAGSSLYPLDALRLAGVDLATPEPVEKAFGVLSKLVDRLEALVGAREQA
- a CDS encoding HSP90 family protein, producing MTHIFQVDLSGLIDLLSQHLYSGPQVYLRELLQNGADALRARENLEGRAPGGICVEVGQQQGRPLLVVHDSGVGLTEEEVHRFLATIGSSSKRGGGDFIGRFGIGLLSCFVVSDEIVLRTRSVRGGPAVEWHGKADGTYTVQLLEEDLPFGSQVTLLCKAGSEDYFDPEQVRSLCVRYGDLLPYPIRVGALDGPLEICNAQVAPWARSYASADERDAALRAYGRTLLGAEPFDWFPLSAPSSGLEGVAFVLPRSAQAGSRPTATLYLRDMLLAERDEDLLPPWAFFVHGAFNARTLQPTASRETLQQNAVFRATRHELEVGLRAYLEGLAARDPERMQQLLRLHHLPLRALAADDDAFYRLIALHLAFETSQGRLTLAEILRSGGPLRFVPDLDQFRQVAQIAAARGEVIVNAAYTYDATLLEKLNRVFPEHRAIRVDAGGIAAGLEDLSPAESAEGSRLLAAARHALEDLDCEPRLKRFAPAELPALYVLDREANAARNRQRSREVSDALWSALLDDLTETDSSGARLYLNFDNPTVRQLARLEDGPVLRRVVQTLYLQALLLGHHPLSTHELDLLSGSLAEMIGWGLRAARSLN
- the tsaE gene encoding tRNA (adenosine(37)-N6)-threonylcarbamoyltransferase complex ATPase subunit type 1 TsaE, producing MQPLEVGAARLLRSPEEQTRLGRVLGEHFASGRGQVLFLEGELGAGKTTLTQGIVAGLDFTGEVTSPTYALMHLYPSPHGTVVHVDAYRVRHVAELYEMGLEDEAERAVLTIIEWGESLYEDFPHAWILRLTYAPEGRRIERLR